The DNA segment TATTTTTGTAAATCAAGGAAAGGCTATCGAAAAAAACGCCGCTCAGGACGTAAGGGTTCTCGTTGTTGGAAACCCATGCAATACAAACTGTCTCATCGCGATGAATAACGCAAAAGGTGTTCCTGCGGATCGTTGGTTTGCAATGACCAAACTCGATGAAAATAGAGCGAAGTCTCAACTCGCCGGAAAGGCCGGAGTTCCTGTTAAAGAAGTCACACATCTTGGAATTTGGGGAAACCATTCCTCCACTCAGTATCCTGATTTTTATAATGCTAAAATTTCCGGTAAACCGGTAACCGATGTGATTTCCGATCACGATTGGTTGAAAGGTGATTTTATTAAAAACGTTCAGCAACGAGGAGCTGAGATCATTAAAGCGAGAGGAGCGTCTTCCGCCGCAAGTGCCGCCAACGGAGTTGTGGACACGGTTCGTGGGATCATCAACCCGACCGCTCCCGGAGACGCTTTTTCCGCCGCGATCGTTTCCGACGGTTCTTACGGAGCTGAAAAAGGTCTAATCTTCGGATTTCCATTGAAATCCGACGGGAAAAAAGTGGAGATCATTCAGGGGCTTTCTTTAAACGATTTTGCAAAAGAAAAATTCAAAATCACCCATGACGAACTCATTTCCGAAAGAAACGAAGTAAAGGAAATGCTCTAAATTGATAGAGAGGCTTTCCGAATCTGAACCCGTCTAACTTTTTTCAGAAAGCCTCTACTATTCTCGAATCCTTAAAAAAGGATTTTTTGTTTCGTATCTTGGAGATTCCTTCCGGGATCGATCTCTCTTCTAACGATTATCTTTCTCTCACAAAACATCCAAAACTCATTGCGAGCGTCAAAGAAGGGCTGGACCTTTACGGGGCTGGTTCGGGTGCTTCCAGGCTTGTAAGCGGACACAGAGATTCTTTTGATACAGCCGAAAAGGCTTGCTCCGAGTGGACAGGAACCGAAAGCGCTTTGATGGTTGCCAACGGATACGCAGCCAACCTTGGACTCATTTCCTGCATCGCAAACGCAAAGACTGAAATTTTTACCGATCGTCTCAATCATGCTTCGATCTTGGACGGCGTCCGTCTTTCCGGAGCCGAAAAAACATATTACAAACATGTAAATTTAAATCATCTCGAGGAGCTCCTACAGAAATCCAAAAAACGAGAAAAAATCATCGTATCGGAAACAGTATTCAGTATGGACGGAGATTTTGCTCCGATCGAAGATCTCCTCTATTTAAAAAAACGATACGAAGCCACGTTGATCTTGGATGACGCGCACGGAATCGGCGTTTTTGGAGATCAAGGATCCGGAAAGATCTTTGAAGTTTTGGGCAAAGATAAAATTCGTGAAGTGGATTTTATCACTTACACGAGCGGAAAGGCTCTCGGTTTAGAAGGGGCTTGGATCGGAACCTCTAAGATCGGCAGGGAATTTTTGATTAACAAGATGAGAACTTTTATCTATTCCACAGCCCCATTGCCCGCGGTTGCGCACGCGGTTCCGACTTCGATTTCTCTTTTAAAAACGATGGAAAACGAAAGAAAGGACATCTTGAAAAAATCCGAACAATTGAGAAAACGTTTGGATTTGAAAAAGTATCCTAAATCCAATTCTCAATCCCAGATCGTTCCGGTTTTGTTCCCATCGGAAAAATCGGTTCTGGATGCGGCGCAGCTTTGCAGAAACAACGGACTTTATGTAAAAGCGATCCGTCCTCCCACAGTCACAGTCCCTCGTCTTCGAATCAGTATTCATTCCGATACAACCGAATCTACATTAGAGAAATTGATTTCTCTTTTACCGGAGTTTTGATGGCGATTTTTATTTCAGCAACCGGAACGGACGTAGGCAAAAGTTTTTTTAGCGCTCTTTTGATGGCGAAATATGCATCTTCTTTGGGATTAAAATATCTCAAACCGATTCAAACCGGAAACGACAATGATCGTGTCGCAGTCATGAATTTGAGCGGATTGCAAGAAGCTTTCTTTCTGAAAAATTATTATTCTTTTTCCTTTGCGGGTTCTCCGCATTATTCCTCCGAACTGGATGAGGTTGAGATCGATACTGACGAACTTGCAAGACATCTTTATAGCATTCGGGATGAAAAGATCGTAGTGGAAGGAGCGGGCGGAATTTTGGTTCCACTGACTCGAAAATTTCTCACGATCGATCTGATTCGACAATCCGAAATTCCTTTAGTATTGGTTGCTCCGATCACTCTGGGTTCCATCAATCAAACTCTTTTGTCCATTGAAGCGATACAAAATCGGAATGTGGATTTGAAAGGAGTTTATTTTATTGGATTGCCTGATAAGACAACGGATGACAATATTCGAACGATTTTGGAATGGAGCGGGGTCAAGTTTCTCGGGTCCTTTTTTTTGAGTTCCAAAGAGATAATGAGTCGGGAACGTTTTCAATATGAATGTTTCCAAAGGTTCGATCCGGATTTGATCCTAAAAGAATTATTTCTATGATTTGGTATCCGTTTACCCTTCAATTTGAACCCGATTCTCCTTTAAAAATTGTGAGAGCGGAAAGGGAATTTTTATACGATGAAAACGGAAATTCCTATATCGATGCGATTTCTTCCTGGTGGGTGAGCATCCACGGTCACAATCATCCGAAGATCGTGCAAGCGATCAAGGATCAGTTGGACAAGTTGGATCATGTTCTTTTGGCGGGTTTTACACATGAGCCTGCGGAAAAACTTGCGGCCGAACTTTTAAAAATTACGGAAGGATTGTTTGAAAAAGTTTTGTATTCGGATAACGGATCCACTGCGGTCGAGATTATGATCAAACTTGCGTATCAGTATTTTCAAAATACGGGAGAACCCGAGCGCAAAGTTTTTCTGAAGTTCGATACTTCCTATCACGGAGATACGATCGGGACGATGAGCGTGGGAGGAAATTCGATTTTCAATCGTGTGTTTTCCGGATTGCTCTTTCCTACAAAAGAATTCAAGAGCCCCAATTGCAGTTTTTGTCCGGTGGGAAAAAAGCCCGTCACCTGTAACGTCGAATGCACAAATGAGATCGAGGACTATTTTCGAAAGAACGGACAACGGATTGCGGGGATCGCAATCGAACCTTTGATTCTCGGTTCCGGGGGAATGATCTTTTACAAAGAAGAAGTTTTACAAAAGCTGGAAAAACTCGCAAACCAATACGGTGCCTTTCTTTTGGTGGATGAGGTATTTACCGGCTTTGGCAGAACCGGATCCTTCTTTGCATATCAGAGAGCCGGGATCAAACCAGATCTAGTGGCGATGGCTAAGGGGTTGAGCGGCGGGGCTTTGCCGATTGCGGTCACTCTTGCTTCCCAAAAAATTCATTCCGCCTTTATCACTCCCGAACCGGAAAAGGCTTTTTATCACGGACATACCATGACCGGGAATCCGCTTGCCTGTTCGGCGGCGCTTGCCTCCGTCGAGCTTCTCCAAGGGGAAGGTTTCCTCGAACAAGTGAATCGTTTGGAATCAAAGCTCAAGCGCGGACTGCAAACGATCGCGGATGAGTTTCCCAAAAGCATTCGTGATTGTAGAGTGCTTGGAGCGGTCGGAGTTTTGGAGTTGGAGGTCGGAGGAGAAAGCGGTTATACATATCCGGGAAACAAAATTCTCAAAAAGAAATTTCTTGAAAAGGGAGTATTGCTGCGGCCGTTAGGGAATATCATCTATCTTACTCCTCCGTATCGAATTGGAGATTCCTCCTTGGAAAAAGTATTCTCGGCGATTCGGGAAACGCTGATCGAAATTTCTTCGGGGAATTAGACTTTTCAAGAAAACTCTTCTCCTCGAACCTGTCTGAAGAATGTCCACAACGCTCAAAACAGCCGAAAAAATATTCTCCGAAGTCCCAAGCATTATCAGCAGGGAAGAAGGTCTTGCGATTCTCGACGGATCCATTCCGTTGACCACTTGCCTCGACCAAGCTTTTCAGGAACGCAATCGCTACTTCGAAAATAAGGTTCGAATTCATATCTTAGATAATATCAAAAATGGTTATTGTCCCGAAGACTGCGGGTATTGTGCGCAGAGAAAGAATGCAAATTCCGGAGTTCAGGAATATCCGATGAAATCGGAGACTGAAATTTACGAAGATGCGGTCAAGGCAAAGGAGAACGGGGCCTATCGTTTTTGTATGGTCACCTCCGGTACAGGACCGAACCAGCCCACCACTGAAAAACTCGCTTCTACGATTCGAAGAATTACGGAAGAGCTCGGAATGAAAGTTTGTCTTTCCGCGGGACTTTTGGATGAAGAAAAGGCCCAACTTTTAAAAGGAGCCGGGTTGGATCGTTACAATCACAATCTGAATACATCTGAAAATCATTATCCTGAAATTTGCGACACACATACCTATTCGCAAAGAGCGGAAACTCTCTCGTCCGTTTCCAAAGCCGGAATCGGAATGTGTAGCGGAGTTATCGTGGGAATGGGAGAGGCTCTCAAGGATATCGTGGCAGTTGCTTTCGAACTCAAATCATTTCGGGTCATTTCGATTCCTGTGAACTTTTTTATTCCGGTCAAAGGACATGCGATCAAAAATCCGAGTATTTTGACTCCGGAACTTTGTGTAAGAATCCTCTGTCTTTTCCGTCTGGTTAACCCGGACTCTGAAATCAGAATCGCCGCGGGAAGAGAAGGGCATTTGAGAAGTTTGGCGGCGACTGCTTTGTTCGCGGCCAATTCTTTATTTTCCTCCGGCTATCTGAACGTAAAGGGCTCCGACATGTTGGAGACTGTGGGAATGATTCGGGACGCAGGATTTGTACCAGAACTTGCTGACGGGGGAATTCTTCCCGAGGATTCGGAAACGGAGTCTCTTTATTCCGAGAAAAATTTTCCGGAACTCTACAAGTTTCGGAAGCAAACTGTGTCTCCCAAGCCTTAAAAAAAGCGAATTTTAGCTTTTTTTAAGCTTTCCCAGCAACTTTTTTTTATTAAATTGAGTCAGAAGGCAATGTAGAATGTAAATTTTACGTCTCTGAAATGTGGGATAAAATCGGATTGTTTCGACAATTTGAGCTGTACTCAAATCGAAATTGTTTGAAAGATTGGATTTTTTCTTTAAACAAAAATACGTTATGCGTCTTACTATAGGAAAGGTCGAAATGAAAGATTTGAAAAAGAAATTGGAAATGTCGGAGTTCGAGATTTACTCTTTTTAAAAATTTAAAAAGACTCGATTCATTTTTTTTTAGAATCGGTTGAAAGCTTGGTTCAATCT comes from the Leptospira sp. WS92.C1 genome and includes:
- a CDS encoding malate dehydrogenase, producing MSKTVKVAVTGAAGQIGYSLLFRIASGQMFGSDTAVEIQMLELEAAVPAAKGVIMELEDCAFPLLQKVTVSSDLDTAFKDINWALLVGSVPRKAGMERGDLLKINGGIFVNQGKAIEKNAAQDVRVLVVGNPCNTNCLIAMNNAKGVPADRWFAMTKLDENRAKSQLAGKAGVPVKEVTHLGIWGNHSSTQYPDFYNAKISGKPVTDVISDHDWLKGDFIKNVQQRGAEIIKARGASSAASAANGVVDTVRGIINPTAPGDAFSAAIVSDGSYGAEKGLIFGFPLKSDGKKVEIIQGLSLNDFAKEKFKITHDELISERNEVKEML
- a CDS encoding aminotransferase class I/II-fold pyridoxal phosphate-dependent enzyme, producing the protein MNPSNFFQKASTILESLKKDFLFRILEIPSGIDLSSNDYLSLTKHPKLIASVKEGLDLYGAGSGASRLVSGHRDSFDTAEKACSEWTGTESALMVANGYAANLGLISCIANAKTEIFTDRLNHASILDGVRLSGAEKTYYKHVNLNHLEELLQKSKKREKIIVSETVFSMDGDFAPIEDLLYLKKRYEATLILDDAHGIGVFGDQGSGKIFEVLGKDKIREVDFITYTSGKALGLEGAWIGTSKIGREFLINKMRTFIYSTAPLPAVAHAVPTSISLLKTMENERKDILKKSEQLRKRLDLKKYPKSNSQSQIVPVLFPSEKSVLDAAQLCRNNGLYVKAIRPPTVTVPRLRISIHSDTTESTLEKLISLLPEF
- the bioD gene encoding dethiobiotin synthase is translated as MAIFISATGTDVGKSFFSALLMAKYASSLGLKYLKPIQTGNDNDRVAVMNLSGLQEAFFLKNYYSFSFAGSPHYSSELDEVEIDTDELARHLYSIRDEKIVVEGAGGILVPLTRKFLTIDLIRQSEIPLVLVAPITLGSINQTLLSIEAIQNRNVDLKGVYFIGLPDKTTDDNIRTILEWSGVKFLGSFFLSSKEIMSRERFQYECFQRFDPDLILKELFL
- the bioA gene encoding adenosylmethionine--8-amino-7-oxononanoate transaminase, giving the protein MIWYPFTLQFEPDSPLKIVRAEREFLYDENGNSYIDAISSWWVSIHGHNHPKIVQAIKDQLDKLDHVLLAGFTHEPAEKLAAELLKITEGLFEKVLYSDNGSTAVEIMIKLAYQYFQNTGEPERKVFLKFDTSYHGDTIGTMSVGGNSIFNRVFSGLLFPTKEFKSPNCSFCPVGKKPVTCNVECTNEIEDYFRKNGQRIAGIAIEPLILGSGGMIFYKEEVLQKLEKLANQYGAFLLVDEVFTGFGRTGSFFAYQRAGIKPDLVAMAKGLSGGALPIAVTLASQKIHSAFITPEPEKAFYHGHTMTGNPLACSAALASVELLQGEGFLEQVNRLESKLKRGLQTIADEFPKSIRDCRVLGAVGVLELEVGGESGYTYPGNKILKKKFLEKGVLLRPLGNIIYLTPPYRIGDSSLEKVFSAIRETLIEISSGN
- the bioB gene encoding biotin synthase BioB, whose product is MSTTLKTAEKIFSEVPSIISREEGLAILDGSIPLTTCLDQAFQERNRYFENKVRIHILDNIKNGYCPEDCGYCAQRKNANSGVQEYPMKSETEIYEDAVKAKENGAYRFCMVTSGTGPNQPTTEKLASTIRRITEELGMKVCLSAGLLDEEKAQLLKGAGLDRYNHNLNTSENHYPEICDTHTYSQRAETLSSVSKAGIGMCSGVIVGMGEALKDIVAVAFELKSFRVISIPVNFFIPVKGHAIKNPSILTPELCVRILCLFRLVNPDSEIRIAAGREGHLRSLAATALFAANSLFSSGYLNVKGSDMLETVGMIRDAGFVPELADGGILPEDSETESLYSEKNFPELYKFRKQTVSPKP